Genomic DNA from bacterium:
ACTTGCTGAGAGTCTGGACTCACCGGTCTATTTGCAATGCGACCTGGAGAATTTCGAGCTGGTTCGCAAAACGGTGCGTCATGCCGCAGAGGCTCTGGAAGGTCTGGATGCATTGATTCAGGCGGCCGGCACATCCGGCGATGACCGCTTCTGGAAGTGCGCTGCTCCGGGCAACTACGATAAGCTGCAACAGATTGACCAGGCCGCTTTTGATGAGATGATGGCAGTCAATACGCGTGGAACTCTGGCCGCATGCCAGGAAGCGGCGTTGTGGCTGCGAAAAAATGGGGGTGGCAATATTCTGTTTGTTCGCTCCATCGATGGAATCAAGCCGGTTCCCTCCCCCATTCATTTTGCTTCAAGCACCGCTGCCGCAAAAGGGATGATGGAAGCGATGTCGAAAGAGCTAGGCAACTACAATATTAGAGTGAATATCATCGCGCTCGGCATTCTGGAAGGAGGAGCTTCGCGAAAGCTCAGCCACGAAGTAAAGGATGCGTATCTCAAGCATTGTTCGCTGGGAAGGTATGGCCGCGCGGAAGAGGTTGCTGAGTTAGCGACCTGGATGGCCATTCAAAATACATACGTCACAGGACAGGTAATCATTCTCGATGGCGGTTTATAAAGCATATAGATTGATGGGAGTTCTCCCGGTCTGTTTCTTCCTCGCTCATCTCAGCTATCATCTTTCACACGGGACACCGC
This window encodes:
- a CDS encoding SDR family oxidoreductase, which translates into the protein LAESLDSPVYLQCDLENFELVRKTVRHAAEALEGLDALIQAAGTSGDDRFWKCAAPGNYDKLQQIDQAAFDEMMAVNTRGTLAACQEAALWLRKNGGGNILFVRSIDGIKPVPSPIHFASSTAAAKGMMEAMSKELGNYNIRVNIIALGILEGGASRKLSHEVKDAYLKHCSLGRYGRAEEVAELATWMAIQNTYVTGQVIILDGGL